From the genome of Pseudomonas putida:
AAGTCCGGTGAAAAGGAAGTCCCCAGGCTTACCATCGCGATCACAGAGCCAGTGCTGAACGACATCGTAAACCGCGATCTAGTCGCCTACGTGCGTGATCATGCCGAAATGCAGCTGGAAATCCATTCAGAATGCACAACGCAGATGCTTTCTGAGTGTGAAGTCGATGTGGGTATCGCTTTGGTGAGCCCAGATGATAAAGGCGCGCTTGATCGCCATCCTACGTATAGGTTTGAAAGGCTTGGCCGGATTGGGCACGCCCTGTTCATTTCCAGCCGCTATTCAAGAAGCGTCACCCTTCCAGTGGAGAGCTTGGATTTGCACAACTTCATGCTCGTTGTCCCTTGGGATGAAGAGATCTTGGCGGGCTCACGAAAGTGGGCATCGATAATGGCTGAGCATCAGGGCGGTACCACTCGGGTCAAGAGCTACAACCTATCACGAGGCCTTGTCGTTGGCGGTGCGTGTATTGGAGTGCTGCCCGACTACAGCCGAAAACTGGAGAGAAATATCCTACCCGTGCCGGGTTTCCTGGACGACCTGGAGGAGAAAGATGTCTATCTTGTTATCAAAACGAAGCTTGTCCGCAATCCGCAGGTTTTGGAAATTCGAAGATTGATCAAGAAGAGCTTCTTTGATAAGAAGGACTGGCTTGTTCGGTAACAGTTTTGTTAGGTTTCAAACTCCTCCGTTAACACTACAGAAACACAACTGTCATATTCGCTTGCAACCTAGTCAGAGTGCTTAGAACAAAGGCATCTTGTTACAGCGGGTGACAACCGTGGCCTGCTCCCATCTGCAAGATAAATTTAGGCCGGCGCAGGGCGAAATATAACGTCGGTAGCTAAGCACTTAACATACGAGAGGCAAGCAATGATCCGTTCTTCGAACATGCGGGAAAAGCTGTTGGCTGCCGCAATAATAGGCACATTTTCCTCGCAAGCATTCTCCGGAACAGTAACCACTGACGGAGCTGACATCGTTCTGAAGACCAAGGGCGGTCTTGAAGTATCGACTTCTGACAAGGAATTCAGTTTCAAACTGGGCGGCCGAGTTCAGGCCGACTACGGCCGTTTCGATGGTGTCTTCACCAAGAATGGCGATACCGCTGACGCAGGCTACTTCCGTCGCGCCTACCTTGAGCTCGGTGGCGTGCTGTACCGCGACTGGAAGTATCAGCTCAACTACGACCTTTCCCGCAACACGGGCAACGACTCCGACGGCTACTTCGACGAAGCCAGCCTGACCTACACGGGTTTCAAGCCGGTGCAACTGCGCTTTGGCCGTTTCTACACCGACTTCGGTCTTGAGAAAGCCACCAGTTCGAAGTGGACCACCGCCATGGAGCGGAACCTCTCGTACGACCTGGCGGACTGGATCAACGACAACGCCGGCATGGGTGTTCAAGCCACCAGCACCATCGCTGACATGGCTTATGTTTCCGGTAGCGTTTTCAGCGAAACCAATAACAACTCGGATGGCGACAGCACCAAGCGCTACAACGTACGTGGCGTGTTCGCACCGCTGCACAGTGATGGCAACGTCCTGCACGTCGGTGCTCAGTACGCTTACCGCGACCTCAAAAACAGTGCGGTCGATACCCGGATTCGTTCGCGTCTGGGCGTCCGCGGTGTAGATACCAATGGCGGCGGCGATGCCGGCACCAACGGCAACCGCATGCTGTTTGGCGGTGCTGCTGCACAAGATGGCCTGTGGAAGGACGACTCGGTCTGGGGTCTCGAAGGTGCCTGGGCCACCGGCCCGTTCTCGGTTCAAGCGGAATACCTTCGCCGCAAGCTGAAAGCTGACCAGGCCAACAACGACATGAAGGCCTCCGGTTACTACGCCCAGATGGCTTACACCCTGACCGGCGAGCCGCGTATCTACAAGCTCGATGGTGCCAAGTTCGACACTATCAAACCAGAGAACAAGGAACTGGGGGCCTGGGAAGTCTTCTACCGCTTTGACGATATCAAGGTCGAAGACGGCAACCTGGTCACCGCGGCGGACCAATCGAACGAGCGCAAGGCCAAGAGCCACACGGTGGGTGTGAACTGGTACGTCAACGAGGCGGTGAAAGTCAGTGCCAACTACATCAACGTGCGCACCGACAACAACGAGAACACCGTGGGCGACGACAGCGGCAATGCCATCGTGACCCGCCTGCAATACGTCTTCTGATCCCTCTCATCAGTCTGACGTGAGAAAGCCGGAAGCGCTCAACGTGCTTCCGGCTTTCCTGTTTCTGGAGGTGATCAAGCATGGAGCGCCCTCCTCCTACCTGCTTTCGCTTACCGATGACCGCTCTTGCCAAAGCTCGGCGAATCTGATGTGATTGCCGCGTCGGGCTTTGCATGGTGGCCGTGCAAGCAAATCAAACCTGACTCCTATTCATGATTGAACCTGATTCGACGTCCAGCTTCGCGTCTAACGGCCCTACAAGCGCAGCTACCCCAACGTCGCTCATTAGGGGATAGTCATGTCTGCAAAAAAGCTGCTTCAACCTCTCGCTGCTCAGCTGCACGCCTCGTTCTCGGCTTCTGGCCGCCCGTACTCTCATCTGCACCTCCACCAGCTGTTCCACGCGGCCATCGGCTCCGTTGCACCGCAAGTTGCCATCCAAGACAAGCTGCCAATTCAGGTCTGTCGTGACAACGAGACACGGCAGTACAACCTCTACGCGGCGGTCGAGCGGGCGAAAACGTGCTTAGGATTGACCGATCTTCAAGCAGTCGGTGTGGCTGAAGAAGTCATTGAGGTGCTACGAACTGCGGGAATCGGCGTGAACCAGGTTCGCCTGCTCCTTGACCCCTCCTTCAGCTCGAAGACTCGCAAAAAGGCCTTCAAGGCTCTCTGCAAGAACCTGGATCTGAACGAGCTAGGCGATCGCTTCGTCCCCAAGACTGCCACGTTGGCCATCGCTGCTGGTATTGCGCCGCCTCCCAAAATGTCGTGGAAGGATCGCTTCGCCCTGGCTGCAAATTCCCCCATGCGGGGGCCAAGCGAGCTCATCAGCATGGTCAACCGGGATGAGTGTTATCTGTGGGTATTCCCACCGACTGACCATCATGCGACGGCTCCAGCGACGCATGACCGTTTCTTTGGTGAAAAGACCCACCCGAGCGCAGAAATGGGCATGGGGTTCAGCATCATCGATTCCGGCTGGACCCGCCCCAAGTACCCGCTATCCAGGCAGTCACAAGAGACCTTCATCCAGTATTCGCTTTCTGCGCCGATGTGGTCCTGGCGCGCACAAAGTGACACCTGGCGCCTGGGAAACATCCTGCGTTCAAGAATCCTTGACGGGGCTCCTTGGCATAACGAGCCTCTGAGTGACGTGCTTCCGAGCGGCCTTAAATCCCTGCCCCGGATCTATGGGTGCGAAACCTGCCGAACGCTGTTCATTGAGAATCACAGCGACTACCCGGATGTACCCACTCAGTGCCAATGCGGTGAGGCGAGCAGCACGGGTGACCAAAACGAGTCATCTGCTCTCAATAGCTGATTTTCCTTACGGTGGCGGGCTGAGCCCCCCGTTAGGGATTGGCTATGGGAGCGGGATTCGCTCACCCCAAACCTGAAGGCGCCGCCACCTAACCGAGCGATATGAGCTGAATGCTCGCGGAGTAGATATGCAAAAGAGTAAAAACAAACAGGACACCCTGGCGGCGATCAATGCGCTTGTCGAGATTGCGTATGATCAGGGATTTGCGGACGGACACGGAGTCGGCAATCAAGTCGGTTTCGTAGCCGGTGTCATGAGCCTCAAAGCTGCATTGGCCTGCGGCTTACGGCATGGCTCACCTGAGTGCGGAAAGGCCCTTGAAAGCCTCAAGCGCATCGGGATCGACGAGTGAGAGAAAAGTACGGGTCGTGCGCTGATCGCGCACGACCCGTACTTCTACTTCAGGTCATTTCCCTGCTTAGCTTCATGATTGAAGCTCAGGGATCAGGTGCTTCTGCGGTAGGCCAACAGGCGCAAGGCGTTGAAGACGACCAACAGTGTGGAGCCCTCATGGATCGCAACAGCGGCACCAATGCTCAAGCCCATGATGGTGGACGGAACCAGGATGGCCACAATCCCCAAGCTGACGAACAGATTCTGGTGGATGATCGATCGCGTGTGACGGCTCAGCCCCACCGCAAATGGGAGTTGCCTGATGTCGTCAGCCATAAGCGCGATATCAGCCGTTTCCAGGGCAACATCAGATCCAGCAGCCCCCATTGCGATACCAACGCTCGAACTGGCCATGGCAGGGGCATCATTGACGCCGTCACCCACCATGGCCACCTTGGCGCTAAGGCGCAGGTTTTTGATGGCCTTGACCTTGTCTTCCGGCATCAGGTCTCCCCACGCTTCATCTAAGCCAACTTGTTTGGCTACAGCCTCTGCAACGCGGTTGTGGTCTCCAGAAATCATGACCATGCGTTCGATGCCCATCTCTCTAAGCTTCTGGAGTGCCTCTTTGGCCCCCTCCCGGGGTGTGTCCAATAGCCCGATAGCGCCCAGATCCTTGTCAGCACGCCGTACCACCATGGTGGTACGGCCTGACTGACGTAGACGCTCCGCAGCCTCCAGGGCTGCCTTGCTGAGTGCGGGAATACCATTGGTACCGAACATCTCGACCTTGCCAATCCAGACGAACTGCCCATCAAGCTCAGCACGCACGCCGCGGCCAATCATGTTGCTCATGTTCTTGGCTTGGAATCGGCGCCGTGTGCCAATCATCTCTTCACCGTCACGCACAATTGCCGCAGCCAGCGGATGGTCGCTCATCGACTCCACAGCGATGGCGACGTTTAGCAGATCCTCGATCTGCGTGCCGCCTATGGGTATTACATCGGTGATACGTGGGCGCCCTTCGGTCAGGGTACCGGTCTTGTCGAATGCCATGGCATTCAATGATCCAAGCTCTTCAAGTGGCGCACCGCCCTTGATCAGCACGCCACCTCGGGCTGCCCTGGCGATGCCAGAGAGAATGGCGCTTGGTGTAGCGATCGCGAGCGCGCAGGGGCTGGCTGCAACCAGTACGGCCATCGCCCGGTAGAACGAGTCACGGAACGGCTCGTCAAGGAAAATGCCGGCAAATAGCAGCCCGACTACCAGCAGTAAAACCAACGGGACGAATATGCGTTGGAAGCGGTCCGTGAATCGCTGGGTCGGTGACTTCCTGACTTCGGCTTCACTGACCATCTTGATGACCCGCGCCAAGGTACTCTCCGTAGAGCGCCGTGTTACCTCAACCTCGATGAGCGTTTCGCCATTGATGGTACCGGCGAAGACTTTCGAGGCTGCATCCACTGCATCTGGCTTGCTGCGTGCGAGTTCGGCATCAGGAACAGGTTGCTTGTCCACGGGGACGCTCTCACCGGTTACTGGCGCCTGGTTGATACTTGAGGAGCCTACGACTACAAAACCATCGGCCGGCAGGCGGTCATTGGGGCGCACGATGACAACGTCACCGGGAACCAGCAGCTCCACGGGCATCTCCACCGTGCCATTTGCTCTGCGTACGATCGCGGTGGCTGGTGCGAGCTTGGACAGTGCCTCAATCGCTTTCTTGGCCCGCCCCATCGCGTAGCTTTCAAGGGAATGCCCCAGACTGAACAGGAACAGCAGCAGAGCCCCCTCCGCCCAGGCGCCGATGCTCGCGGCACCGACTGCGGCGAGAAGCATCAGCGAGTCGATCTCGAAGCGTTTCTGACGGATGTTGGTAACCGCTTCCTTAGTGGTGAACCATCCACCGAACACGTAGGCCGACACGTACAGAATCAGAGGCAGACGATCAATCAGGCCAAGTTTTCCTGCGAGAGCTCCGGCACCCAGGAGAGCACCACAGATCAGCGCGAAAATCAGCTCTGTGTTCATTCCAAAAATGCCGCCATGCTCATGGCTATGACCTTCATGCCCGGCTTGGTCATCAGGGCGTTCAAGCAAACTCTTCATAACTCGTCCCTTCTGGGGTCAAGGCTTCCAATTGCCCTCTGCAGTTGGGGAGCCGTCTCTGTTGGTTGGCTAAGATCTATTGCACGGTTTGCCCGAGCCCAGGCGTTAACATTTCGAAGCTATGGGGTATCGGGCGTAATAAAAAATGCCAGGCACTGCCTGGCATTTATGAATTCTCTAATTGTTCTGTTCAAATCGTTTACTACTTGTTGTTGATGCATTGCGAATACATCGAGTAACGAA
Proteins encoded in this window:
- a CDS encoding OprO/OprP family phosphate-selective porin, encoding MIRSSNMREKLLAAAIIGTFSSQAFSGTVTTDGADIVLKTKGGLEVSTSDKEFSFKLGGRVQADYGRFDGVFTKNGDTADAGYFRRAYLELGGVLYRDWKYQLNYDLSRNTGNDSDGYFDEASLTYTGFKPVQLRFGRFYTDFGLEKATSSKWTTAMERNLSYDLADWINDNAGMGVQATSTIADMAYVSGSVFSETNNNSDGDSTKRYNVRGVFAPLHSDGNVLHVGAQYAYRDLKNSAVDTRIRSRLGVRGVDTNGGGDAGTNGNRMLFGGAAAQDGLWKDDSVWGLEGAWATGPFSVQAEYLRRKLKADQANNDMKASGYYAQMAYTLTGEPRIYKLDGAKFDTIKPENKELGAWEVFYRFDDIKVEDGNLVTAADQSNERKAKSHTVGVNWYVNEAVKVSANYINVRTDNNENTVGDDSGNAIVTRLQYVF
- a CDS encoding LysR family transcriptional regulator — its product is MVTQNETYTSSVVPYSPDILDDLPIDDQLAVEFFATARCASFKQAARGLNVPVVGLRKRLEKLEEHIGAPVFVYKHNKLALTRTGERVSHYLCQLFGPDGLGKSGEKEVPRLTIAITEPVLNDIVNRDLVAYVRDHAEMQLEIHSECTTQMLSECEVDVGIALVSPDDKGALDRHPTYRFERLGRIGHALFISSRYSRSVTLPVESLDLHNFMLVVPWDEEILAGSRKWASIMAEHQGGTTRVKSYNLSRGLVVGGACIGVLPDYSRKLERNILPVPGFLDDLEEKDVYLVIKTKLVRNPQVLEIRRLIKKSFFDKKDWLVR
- a CDS encoding heavy metal translocating P-type ATPase, whose product is MKSLLERPDDQAGHEGHSHEHGGIFGMNTELIFALICGALLGAGALAGKLGLIDRLPLILYVSAYVFGGWFTTKEAVTNIRQKRFEIDSLMLLAAVGAASIGAWAEGALLLFLFSLGHSLESYAMGRAKKAIEALSKLAPATAIVRRANGTVEMPVELLVPGDVVIVRPNDRLPADGFVVVGSSSINQAPVTGESVPVDKQPVPDAELARSKPDAVDAASKVFAGTINGETLIEVEVTRRSTESTLARVIKMVSEAEVRKSPTQRFTDRFQRIFVPLVLLLVVGLLFAGIFLDEPFRDSFYRAMAVLVAASPCALAIATPSAILSGIARAARGGVLIKGGAPLEELGSLNAMAFDKTGTLTEGRPRITDVIPIGGTQIEDLLNVAIAVESMSDHPLAAAIVRDGEEMIGTRRRFQAKNMSNMIGRGVRAELDGQFVWIGKVEMFGTNGIPALSKAALEAAERLRQSGRTTMVVRRADKDLGAIGLLDTPREGAKEALQKLREMGIERMVMISGDHNRVAEAVAKQVGLDEAWGDLMPEDKVKAIKNLRLSAKVAMVGDGVNDAPAMASSSVGIAMGAAGSDVALETADIALMADDIRQLPFAVGLSRHTRSIIHQNLFVSLGIVAILVPSTIMGLSIGAAVAIHEGSTLLVVFNALRLLAYRRST